A window of the Thermus thermamylovorans genome harbors these coding sequences:
- a CDS encoding phosphoglycerate kinase: MRTLKDLEARGKRVLVRVDYNVPIQGGAVQDETRIQESLPTLRHLLDQGASLVLLSHLGRPKGPDPKHSLAPVAEALAKHLPGVRFLPFSPGSEEAQAAVQGLVPGEVALLENVRFEPGEEKDDPELAARYARLGEAFVLDAFGSAHRAHASVVGVARLLPSFAGFLMEKEVRALSRLLHDPERPYAVVLGGAKVSDKIGVLESLLPRVDRLLVGGAMAFTFLKALGGEVGRSLVEEDRLDLARDLLRRAESLGVKVYLPLDVVAAERVEPGVETRVFPADAIPVPYMGLDIGPRTQEAFAAALQGAKTVFWNGPMGVFEVPPFDGGTLFVGRTIAALEGAFTVVGGGDSVAAVNRLGLKERFGHVSTGGGASLEYLEKGTLPGIEVLK, translated from the coding sequence ATGCGCACCCTGAAGGACCTGGAGGCCCGGGGCAAGCGGGTGCTGGTCCGGGTGGACTACAACGTGCCCATCCAAGGCGGGGCGGTCCAGGACGAGACCCGTATCCAGGAAAGCCTCCCCACCCTGCGCCACCTCCTGGACCAGGGGGCCTCCCTGGTCCTCCTCTCCCACCTGGGCCGGCCCAAGGGGCCGGACCCCAAGCACTCCCTGGCCCCGGTGGCCGAGGCCCTGGCCAAGCACCTTCCCGGGGTGCGCTTCCTCCCCTTCAGCCCCGGCTCAGAGGAGGCCCAGGCCGCGGTGCAGGGGCTGGTCCCGGGGGAGGTGGCCCTTTTGGAAAACGTGCGCTTTGAGCCGGGGGAGGAGAAGGACGACCCCGAGCTCGCCGCCCGTTACGCCCGCCTGGGGGAGGCCTTCGTCCTGGACGCCTTCGGCAGCGCCCACCGGGCCCACGCCAGCGTGGTGGGGGTGGCGAGGCTCCTGCCCTCCTTTGCGGGCTTCCTCATGGAAAAGGAGGTGCGGGCCCTCTCCCGCCTCCTCCACGATCCGGAGAGGCCCTACGCCGTGGTCCTCGGGGGGGCCAAGGTTTCGGACAAGATCGGGGTTTTGGAAAGCCTTCTCCCCCGCGTGGATCGTCTCCTCGTGGGTGGGGCCATGGCCTTCACCTTCCTCAAGGCCTTAGGCGGGGAGGTGGGGAGGAGCCTGGTGGAGGAGGACCGCCTGGATCTGGCCCGGGATCTGCTCCGGCGGGCGGAGTCCCTGGGGGTCAAGGTGTACCTTCCCCTGGACGTGGTGGCCGCGGAACGGGTGGAGCCCGGGGTGGAGACCCGGGTCTTCCCCGCGGACGCCATCCCCGTCCCCTACATGGGCCTGGACATCGGCCCCAGGACCCAGGAGGCCTTCGCCGCGGCCCTCCAGGGGGCCAAGACGGTCTTCTGGAACGGGCCCATGGGGGTCTTCGAGGTGCCTCCCTTCGACGGGGGCACCCTCTTCGTGGGGCGGACCATCGCCGCCCTCGAGGGGGCCTTCACCGTGGTGGGGGGCGGGGACTCGGTGGCGGCGGTGAACCGCCTGGGCCTCAAGGAGCGCTTCGGCCACGTCTCCACCGGGGGCGGGGCCAGCCTGGAGTATCTGGAGAAGGGCACCCTGCCGGGGATCGAGGTCCTGAAGTAG
- the tpiA gene encoding triose-phosphate isomerase: MRRVLVAGNWKMHKVPSEARVWFAELKRLLPPLESEAAVLPAFPILPAAKEVLSGTQVAYGAQDVSSHREGAYTGEVSARMLKDLGCRYAIVGHSERRRYHGETDALVAEKARRLLEEGLTPILCVGEPLEVRERGEAVPYTLAQLGGSLEGVSPPGPEDLVIAYEPVWAIGTGRNATPEDAEAMHQALRQALAERYGEGFAQRVRILYGGSVNPQNFADLLSMPNVDGGLVGGASLELPSFLALLRLAG; encoded by the coding sequence ATGCGCCGGGTACTGGTGGCGGGCAACTGGAAGATGCACAAGGTGCCCTCGGAGGCCCGGGTGTGGTTCGCCGAGTTGAAGCGGCTTCTCCCCCCCCTAGAGAGCGAGGCGGCGGTCCTCCCCGCCTTCCCCATCCTCCCCGCGGCCAAGGAGGTGCTTTCCGGCACCCAGGTGGCCTACGGGGCCCAGGACGTCTCCTCCCACCGGGAGGGGGCCTACACGGGGGAGGTCTCCGCCCGGATGCTGAAGGACCTGGGGTGCCGCTACGCCATCGTGGGCCACTCGGAAAGGCGGCGCTACCACGGGGAGACGGACGCCCTGGTGGCGGAGAAGGCCAGGAGGCTTCTGGAGGAGGGCCTCACCCCCATCCTCTGCGTGGGGGAGCCCTTGGAGGTTAGGGAACGGGGGGAGGCGGTGCCCTACACCCTGGCCCAGCTCGGGGGGAGCCTGGAGGGGGTAAGCCCTCCGGGCCCCGAGGACCTGGTCATCGCCTACGAGCCCGTCTGGGCCATCGGCACCGGGCGAAACGCCACCCCGGAGGATGCGGAGGCCATGCACCAGGCCCTCCGCCAGGCCCTGGCGGAGCGGTACGGGGAGGGCTTCGCCCAGCGGGTGAGGATCCTCTACGGGGGAAGCGTGAACCCCCAGAACTTCGCCGACCTTCTCTCCATGCCCAACGTGGACGGGGGGCTGGTGGGCGGGGCCAGCCTGGAGCTTCCAAGCTTCCTCGCCCTCCTGCGCCTGGCCGGGTGA
- a CDS encoding ABC transporter substrate-binding protein — protein MRKILAFLSVLLALAFAFPLTLTDDLGRTVTVKAPPKRIVTMLPSVTETVCALGACERILATDDYSDWPEGVRRLPKAGGLYNPNPELIVSLRPDLVLVSKYGRLYETLERAGLAVYAVRTETYEDIFRTTRTLGRLLGMEAQAERLVAQIQRQVYAEESRAARFQARPRVYYEIDPTPYTVGPESFIGVLIQKARGVNIVPRELGLFPKIAPEFVVERNPEVIVATYPGALETIRARPGWGRVRAVQQGRICVFTGEQNNLLSRPGPRVAQGLRLLVDCFHGR, from the coding sequence ATGCGGAAGATCCTGGCGTTCCTTTCGGTCCTGCTGGCCCTGGCCTTCGCCTTTCCCCTCACCCTCACCGACGACCTGGGGCGTACGGTTACCGTCAAGGCACCCCCCAAGCGCATTGTCACCATGCTCCCCTCGGTGACGGAGACGGTCTGCGCCCTGGGGGCCTGCGAGCGCATCCTAGCCACCGACGACTACTCCGACTGGCCCGAGGGCGTGCGCCGCCTGCCCAAGGCCGGGGGGCTTTACAACCCCAACCCCGAGCTCATCGTCTCCCTCAGGCCCGACCTGGTCCTGGTCTCCAAGTACGGCCGCCTCTACGAGACCCTGGAAAGGGCGGGCCTCGCCGTGTACGCGGTGCGCACGGAGACCTACGAGGACATCTTCCGCACCACCCGCACCCTGGGGCGCCTCCTGGGGATGGAGGCCCAGGCGGAGCGCCTGGTGGCCCAGATCCAGCGCCAGGTCTACGCGGAGGAGTCCCGGGCGGCCCGCTTCCAGGCCCGCCCCCGGGTCTACTACGAGATCGACCCCACCCCCTACACCGTGGGGCCGGAGAGCTTCATCGGGGTGCTCATCCAGAAGGCCCGGGGGGTGAACATCGTCCCCAGGGAGCTCGGCCTCTTCCCCAAGATCGCCCCCGAGTTCGTGGTGGAGAGGAACCCCGAGGTGATCGTGGCCACCTACCCGGGGGCCCTGGAGACCATCCGGGCCAGGCCCGGCTGGGGCCGGGTGCGGGCGGTGCAGCAGGGGCGGATCTGCGTCTTCACCGGGGAGCAGAACAACCTCCTCTCCCGCCCGGGCCCGCGGGTGGCCCAGGGGCTTAGGCTCCTGGTGGACTGCTTCCACGGGCGGTAG
- a CDS encoding FecCD family ABC transporter permease has protein sequence MVQALPLALKRSLVFLWLVGLLLLALVLGVGLGAVAIPPGEVVQALLGLRENPIVTEMRLPRVLGGMLVGAALGVAGAAFQGLFRNPLADPYLMGAAAGAAFAVTLLAVLLGGLTPAFAQHGIFQGLPLSATLFGFLGALLATLLTLILAGGTARTGELILAGVVVGSVLTGFTTYLMMQDADRVRAVFAYTLGNLAFVGWPGVRALLLFLLLALPPLLLLGRVLNALQLGEETARSLGLPLEPLKLLLLLAASLLTAAAVAQAGIIGFVGLVTPHLLRRLLGEDYRLLLPASALGGATLLALADLLARTLTRPAELPVGVVTTLLGGPFFLYLMWRRRGRA, from the coding sequence GTGGTCCAGGCCCTTCCCCTGGCCCTCAAGCGGAGCCTGGTCTTCCTCTGGCTCGTGGGCCTCCTCCTCCTGGCCCTGGTCCTGGGGGTGGGCCTGGGGGCGGTGGCCATCCCCCCGGGGGAGGTGGTCCAGGCCCTTTTGGGCCTTCGGGAAAACCCCATCGTCACGGAGATGCGCCTGCCCCGGGTCCTGGGGGGGATGCTGGTGGGGGCGGCCTTGGGGGTGGCGGGGGCGGCCTTCCAGGGCCTCTTCCGCAACCCCCTGGCCGACCCCTACCTCATGGGCGCCGCGGCGGGGGCGGCCTTCGCCGTCACCCTCCTCGCCGTCCTCCTGGGGGGGCTCACCCCGGCCTTCGCCCAGCACGGGATCTTCCAGGGCCTCCCCCTCTCCGCCACCCTCTTCGGCTTCCTGGGGGCCCTTCTCGCCACCCTCCTCACCCTGATCCTGGCGGGGGGGACGGCGAGGACCGGGGAGCTCATCCTGGCGGGGGTGGTGGTGGGCAGCGTCCTCACCGGCTTCACCACCTACCTGATGATGCAGGACGCGGACCGGGTGCGGGCGGTGTTCGCCTACACCCTGGGGAACCTGGCCTTCGTGGGCTGGCCGGGGGTGCGGGCCCTCCTCCTCTTCCTCCTCCTGGCCCTGCCCCCCCTCCTCCTCCTGGGGCGGGTGCTGAACGCCCTGCAGCTGGGGGAGGAGACCGCCCGCAGCCTCGGCCTCCCCTTGGAGCCCCTGAAGCTCCTCCTCCTCCTCGCCGCGAGCCTCCTCACCGCCGCCGCGGTGGCCCAGGCGGGGATCATCGGCTTCGTGGGCCTCGTCACCCCCCACCTGCTGCGGCGGCTGCTGGGGGAGGACTACCGCCTCCTCCTCCCGGCAAGCGCCCTGGGGGGGGCGACGCTGCTCGCCCTGGCCGACCTCCTGGCCCGCACCCTTACCCGGCCCGCGGAGCTTCCCGTGGGGGTGGTGACCACCCTCCTGGGGGGGCCCTTCTTCCTCTACCTCATGTGGAGGCGGCGTGGCCGGGCTTGA
- a CDS encoding ABC transporter ATP-binding protein, translated as MAGLEAKGVVGPYALKGVDLRVAPGEWVALLGPNGSGKSTLLRVMAGLLRPQGGVVLLEGRPLRAHGSYRRGQLLAYLPQGGPYPEGLLVEEVVRLGRIPHLGLFGREGREDREAVAWALEVVGAGGFQGRLLGTLSGGERQRVLLARALAARPRYLLLDEPTTFLDLEHQGGVVALLRRLAALGVGVLAVLHDPNQAALAHRVAVMKGGRLLAEGRPEAVLQEAFLQSLYGPGVRVAHLMGRPHVYLDG; from the coding sequence GTGGCCGGGCTTGAGGCCAAGGGGGTGGTGGGGCCTTACGCCCTAAAGGGGGTGGACCTCCGGGTCGCCCCCGGGGAGTGGGTGGCCCTCCTGGGTCCCAACGGCTCGGGCAAGAGCACCCTTCTCAGGGTGATGGCGGGCCTCCTCCGCCCCCAGGGGGGGGTGGTCCTCCTGGAGGGCAGGCCCCTTCGGGCCCACGGGAGCTACCGGCGGGGGCAGCTTTTGGCCTACCTGCCCCAGGGGGGTCCCTACCCCGAGGGGCTTTTGGTGGAGGAGGTGGTGCGCCTGGGGAGGATTCCCCACCTGGGCCTCTTCGGGCGGGAGGGGCGGGAGGACCGGGAGGCGGTGGCCTGGGCCCTGGAGGTGGTGGGGGCCGGGGGCTTCCAGGGTCGCCTTCTCGGCACCCTCTCCGGGGGGGAGCGGCAGCGGGTCCTCCTGGCCCGGGCCCTGGCGGCCAGGCCCCGCTACCTCCTCCTGGACGAGCCCACCACCTTCCTGGACCTGGAGCACCAGGGGGGGGTGGTGGCCCTTCTCCGCCGCCTGGCCGCCCTAGGGGTGGGGGTGCTCGCCGTCCTCCACGACCCCAACCAGGCGGCCCTGGCCCACCGGGTGGCGGTCATGAAGGGGGGCAGGCTCTTGGCGGAGGGCAGGCCGGAGGCGGTGCTGCAGGAGGCCTTTTTGCAAAGCCTCTACGGGCCAGGGGTGCGGGTGGCCCACCTGATGGGGAGGCCCCATGTCTACCTGGACGGATAG
- a CDS encoding SDR family oxidoreductase codes for MRLKDKAVLITGAAHGIGRATLELFAREGARLAACDLEEGPLLEAAEGTGALAIPMDVADPASVAEGFRKALEAFGRLDGVVHYAGITRDSFHWKMPLEDWEAVLRVNLTGSFLVARAASEAMRERNPGSIVLTSSRVYLGNLGQANYAAAKAGVVGLTRTLALELGRYGIRVNALAPGFIETRMTARVPEKVREKAIAATPLGRSGKPLEVAYAALFLVSDESSFVTGQVLFVDGGRTVGAAPA; via the coding sequence GTGCGGCTCAAGGACAAGGCGGTCCTCATCACCGGGGCGGCCCACGGCATCGGCCGAGCCACCCTGGAGCTCTTCGCCCGGGAAGGGGCCAGGCTTGCCGCCTGCGACCTGGAGGAGGGGCCCCTCTTGGAGGCGGCTGAGGGCACGGGGGCCCTGGCCATCCCCATGGACGTGGCCGACCCGGCTTCGGTAGCGGAGGGCTTCCGCAAGGCTCTGGAGGCCTTTGGTCGCCTGGACGGGGTGGTCCACTACGCGGGCATCACAAGGGACAGCTTCCACTGGAAGATGCCCCTGGAGGACTGGGAGGCCGTCCTCCGGGTGAACCTCACGGGGAGTTTCCTGGTGGCGCGGGCGGCCAGCGAGGCCATGCGGGAGCGGAACCCCGGCTCCATCGTCCTCACCAGCTCCCGGGTCTACCTGGGGAACCTGGGGCAGGCCAACTACGCCGCGGCCAAGGCGGGGGTGGTGGGGCTTACCCGCACCCTGGCCCTGGAGCTCGGGCGGTACGGGATCCGGGTGAACGCCCTGGCCCCCGGGTTCATCGAGACCCGCATGACGGCCCGGGTGCCGGAGAAGGTGCGGGAGAAGGCCATCGCCGCCACCCCCTTGGGGCGGTCGGGGAAGCCCCTGGAGGTGGCCTACGCCGCCCTCTTCCTGGTTTCGGACGAGAGCAGCTTCGTCACCGGCCAGGTGCTCTTCGTGGACGGGGGGAGGACGGTGGGGGCGGCCCCCGCCTAG
- a CDS encoding serine hydrolase domain-containing protein, with protein MGFARLSGYLRGLVGEGLLPGFVAVVAWEGEVVYGEAFGLSDPERRRPMEEDALFRLYSMTKPWVSALALTFVEDGALSLLDPVERYLPAFSRLHVGREVGEEVVPEPLRAPVTVYDLLRHTAGFTYGVFFRSPVKRRYLEAGVDRFDLTREEFLERLSALPLRFQPGEAFEYGLATDVLGHLLEALSGKALAELLAERVFAPLGMRDSGFRAEDPARLAQPFPKDPETGRSIRLLPVEGPPPRYAGGMGGVGTAQDYLRFLEALRTGRGLLHPRLARLMTQDHLGPLAWEGMRRGPEYGPGPGYGFGLGVAVRLGEMGLAPGSPGDFYWWGFAGTFFFVDPALGLTALLLAQAPSLLSVVAPERALESQLGARLGLAFRTLVYGALD; from the coding sequence GTGGGCTTCGCCCGGCTTAGCGGCTACCTGCGGGGCCTGGTGGGGGAGGGCCTCCTCCCCGGCTTTGTGGCGGTGGTGGCCTGGGAGGGGGAGGTGGTCTACGGGGAGGCCTTCGGCCTATCGGACCCGGAGAGGCGCCGCCCCATGGAGGAGGACGCCCTCTTCCGCCTCTACTCCATGACCAAGCCCTGGGTCTCCGCCCTGGCCCTCACCTTCGTGGAGGACGGGGCGCTTTCCCTGCTGGATCCCGTGGAGCGGTATCTGCCCGCCTTTTCCCGGCTCCACGTGGGGCGGGAGGTGGGGGAGGAGGTGGTGCCCGAGCCCCTGAGGGCACCGGTTACCGTTTATGACCTTCTGCGCCACACGGCGGGCTTCACCTACGGGGTCTTCTTCCGCTCCCCGGTGAAGCGGCGCTACCTGGAGGCGGGGGTGGACCGCTTTGACCTGACGCGGGAGGAGTTCCTGGAGCGCCTTTCTGCCCTCCCCCTCCGCTTCCAGCCGGGTGAGGCCTTTGAGTACGGACTGGCCACCGACGTGCTCGGGCACCTCCTCGAGGCCCTCTCCGGCAAGGCCCTGGCGGAGCTCTTGGCGGAGCGGGTGTTTGCTCCCTTGGGGATGCGGGACTCGGGCTTCCGGGCCGAGGACCCCGCCCGCCTGGCCCAGCCCTTCCCCAAGGACCCGGAGACCGGCAGGTCCATCCGCCTCCTCCCCGTGGAGGGGCCCCCGCCCCGGTACGCCGGGGGGATGGGGGGGGTGGGGACGGCCCAGGACTACCTTCGCTTTCTCGAGGCCCTGCGCACCGGGAGAGGGCTCCTGCATCCCCGCTTGGCCCGCCTCATGACCCAGGACCACCTGGGCCCCCTGGCCTGGGAGGGGATGCGGCGCGGTCCGGAGTACGGCCCGGGCCCCGGCTACGGCTTCGGTCTGGGGGTGGCGGTGCGCCTGGGGGAAATGGGTCTCGCCCCGGGAAGCCCCGGGGACTTTTACTGGTGGGGGTTTGCCGGCACCTTCTTCTTCGTGGACCCCGCCTTGGGCCTCACCGCCCTCCTCCTGGCCCAGGCCCCGAGCCTCCTTTCGGTGGTGGCGCCGGAAAGGGCCCTCGAGTCCCAGCTTGGGGCCCGGCTCGGCCTCGCCTTCCGCACCCTGGTCTACGGGGCCCTGGACTGA
- a CDS encoding histidine phosphatase family protein, whose translation MRERRRLLLLRHGEVDYFPGGRPIPPEGAGLTPRGEAQAKAVGVLLRSSPLDLALHTGLPRTQRTLEIVLQDRKVPVEAWPELQEIRPGRLKDLPDPERAFREAFHPKDLSERFLGGESYAAFLDRVVPAYERLLGRRWDTLLLVAHGGVIRALLSYALTGRRGFLPLEVHPCGLSVLDLGERPLLRVHNLTPYDPLPQSRLSTMEALWEAYRKA comes from the coding sequence ATGAGGGAAAGGCGGCGGCTCCTCCTCCTGCGCCACGGGGAGGTGGACTACTTCCCGGGAGGCCGGCCCATCCCTCCGGAAGGGGCGGGACTCACGCCGAGGGGAGAAGCCCAGGCCAAGGCTGTAGGCGTCCTCCTGAGGAGCAGCCCTCTGGACCTCGCCCTCCACACCGGCCTGCCCAGGACCCAAAGAACCCTGGAGATCGTGCTGCAGGACCGGAAGGTCCCCGTGGAAGCCTGGCCCGAACTCCAGGAAATCCGCCCGGGACGCCTTAAGGACCTCCCCGATCCGGAAAGGGCCTTTCGGGAAGCCTTCCACCCCAAGGACCTCTCGGAGCGCTTCCTGGGTGGGGAAAGCTACGCGGCCTTCTTGGACCGGGTGGTCCCCGCCTACGAGCGCCTCCTGGGGAGGCGCTGGGACACCCTCCTCCTGGTGGCCCACGGGGGGGTGATCCGGGCCCTCCTCTCCTATGCCCTCACCGGGCGGCGGGGGTTTCTGCCCCTGGAGGTCCACCCCTGCGGGCTCAGCGTCCTGGACCTGGGGGAGAGGCCTCTCCTCCGGGTCCACAACCTCACCCCCTACGACCCCCTCCCCCAAAGCCGCCTCTCCACCATGGAGGCCCTCTGGGAGGCCTACCGCAAAGCCTGA
- a CDS encoding DUF6285 domain-containing protein — protein MDRPTLDELLEATAEFLEREILPTLADPRLRFQTLVALNALGIARRELALWQGLMAEDQRALATLLGREGEGAELLGELAHRIRQGQAPEGTFAFLKAHVARKLRVASPRYLERYP, from the coding sequence ATGGATAGGCCCACCTTGGACGAACTCCTGGAAGCCACGGCGGAGTTTCTGGAGAGGGAGATTCTCCCGACCCTCGCCGACCCCAGGCTCCGCTTCCAGACCCTGGTGGCCCTGAACGCCCTGGGCATCGCCCGCAGGGAGCTCGCCCTGTGGCAGGGGCTGATGGCGGAGGACCAAAGGGCCTTGGCCACCCTCCTGGGCCGGGAGGGGGAAGGGGCAGAACTCCTAGGAGAGCTGGCCCATAGGATCCGCCAAGGCCAGGCTCCCGAGGGCACCTTCGCCTTCCTGAAGGCCCATGTGGCCAGAAAGCTCCGGGTGGCAAGCCCCAGGTACCTGGAGCGCTACCCATGA
- a CDS encoding phosphotransferase family protein, whose protein sequence is MRAALEAALKELFGPGELLYLQRIPGGASKEAWVLDYRVGERVYPLFLRRAGGGVIQRRTLPLATEFRLLEAAHAHGVRVARPLRYFPDLEDREAFLMERLEGESIGTRVVRRPELQRTRQGLPQAMAEELAKIHRIPQDRLPPLPGPGEKPAHAWILEELYMDLDALEEPHPALEWGLRWLQDHPPRPLSPVLVHGDFRIGNLMVDGEGLVAVLDWEFAHLGDPREDLAWPLVRAWRFGEDGKRLGGVGEVEPFLARYNALTGREIAAEELLWWEILGNVRWGLGALNQARRHLKGEERSVELAVLGRLAAEMEYEVLHLLERYG, encoded by the coding sequence ATGAGGGCAGCCCTGGAAGCCGCTCTTAAGGAACTCTTCGGTCCCGGTGAGCTCCTCTATCTGCAACGGATCCCCGGAGGGGCCTCCAAAGAGGCCTGGGTCCTGGACTACCGGGTGGGGGAAAGAGTCTACCCCCTCTTCCTCCGCCGGGCGGGGGGCGGGGTGATCCAGCGGCGCACCCTTCCTCTGGCTACGGAGTTCCGCCTGCTAGAGGCGGCCCACGCCCACGGGGTCAGGGTAGCCCGGCCCCTCCGCTACTTTCCCGACCTCGAGGACCGCGAGGCCTTCCTCATGGAACGCCTGGAGGGAGAGTCCATCGGCACCCGGGTGGTGCGCCGTCCCGAGTTGCAAAGGACCAGGCAAGGCCTCCCCCAGGCCATGGCCGAGGAGCTGGCCAAGATCCACCGCATCCCCCAAGACCGCCTCCCCCCCCTCCCCGGCCCGGGGGAAAAGCCCGCCCATGCGTGGATCCTGGAGGAGCTCTACATGGACCTGGACGCCCTGGAGGAGCCCCACCCCGCCCTGGAGTGGGGCCTTCGCTGGCTCCAGGACCACCCCCCCAGGCCTCTCTCCCCCGTCCTGGTCCACGGGGACTTCCGCATCGGCAACCTCATGGTGGACGGGGAGGGCCTAGTGGCCGTTTTGGACTGGGAGTTTGCCCATCTAGGGGATCCCCGGGAGGACCTGGCCTGGCCCCTGGTGCGGGCCTGGCGCTTCGGGGAGGATGGGAAGCGCCTCGGGGGCGTGGGGGAGGTGGAGCCCTTCCTGGCCCGCTACAACGCCCTCACCGGACGGGAGATCGCCGCGGAGGAGCTCCTTTGGTGGGAGATCTTGGGGAACGTGCGCTGGGGCCTCGGAGCCCTGAACCAGGCGCGGCGGCACCTCAAGGGGGAGGAGCGGAGCGTGGAGCTCGCGGTCCTGGGAAGGCTCGCCGCCGAGATGGAGTACGAGGTGCTTCACCTGCTGGAGAGGTATGGATAG
- a CDS encoding acyl-CoA dehydrogenase family protein codes for MEFSLDQETEALRERVRAFLEEAVIPREKEAAENLDRLETLSQELQGEAKRRGLFLPHMPKELGGLGLSWRQLAVVLEEAGRSLLGPKALNASAPDEGNMHLLEKVATPEQKRRYLYPLLEGEVRSAFAMTEPMGAGADPNLLKATAQRKGKGFVLEGRKWFITGAEGAAFFIVLAKAEEGPTMFLVDRENPGLRLLRSIPTMDHWSVGGHGELVLEGCEVGEEAVLGEAGKGFQYAELRLDPARLTHCMRWLGVGVRATELAQEYALKRESFGKRLAEHQGVQFMIADSHMELHAARLMVWHAAWKLDRGERIRHEASMAKVFVAEAVNRAVDRAVQITGGLGISEDIPLSIFYREVRPFRIYDGPSEVHRASIGKRVLYKGLRP; via the coding sequence ATGGAGTTCAGTCTGGACCAGGAAACGGAGGCACTGCGGGAGCGGGTGAGGGCCTTCCTGGAGGAAGCGGTCATACCCAGGGAGAAGGAAGCGGCGGAAAACCTTGACCGCCTGGAAACCCTCAGCCAGGAGCTTCAGGGTGAGGCCAAGCGCCGCGGCCTCTTTCTACCCCACATGCCCAAGGAGCTCGGCGGCCTTGGCCTTTCCTGGCGGCAGCTGGCCGTGGTCCTCGAGGAGGCCGGGCGGAGCCTCCTGGGCCCTAAGGCCCTCAACGCTTCTGCTCCCGACGAAGGGAACATGCACCTCCTGGAAAAGGTGGCCACCCCGGAACAGAAGCGCCGCTACCTTTACCCCCTTTTAGAGGGGGAGGTCCGCAGCGCCTTCGCCATGACCGAGCCCATGGGGGCGGGGGCTGATCCCAACCTCCTCAAGGCCACCGCCCAAAGGAAGGGTAAGGGGTTCGTTTTGGAGGGGCGGAAGTGGTTCATCACGGGCGCGGAGGGGGCGGCCTTCTTCATCGTTCTGGCCAAAGCGGAAGAGGGACCCACCATGTTCCTGGTGGACCGGGAAAACCCCGGGCTCAGGCTCCTCAGGAGTATCCCCACCATGGACCACTGGAGCGTGGGAGGGCACGGGGAGCTGGTCCTGGAGGGGTGCGAGGTGGGGGAGGAAGCGGTTTTGGGCGAGGCGGGCAAGGGCTTCCAGTACGCCGAACTCCGCCTGGACCCCGCCCGCCTCACCCACTGCATGCGCTGGCTGGGGGTGGGGGTGCGGGCCACGGAGCTCGCCCAGGAGTATGCCCTCAAGCGGGAGTCCTTCGGCAAGAGGCTCGCCGAGCACCAGGGGGTGCAGTTCATGATTGCGGACAGCCACATGGAGCTCCACGCTGCCAGGCTCATGGTCTGGCACGCCGCTTGGAAGCTAGACCGGGGGGAGCGCATCCGCCACGAGGCCTCCATGGCCAAGGTCTTCGTGGCCGAGGCGGTGAACCGGGCGGTGGACCGGGCGGTGCAGATCACCGGGGGCCTGGGGATTAGCGAGGACATCCCCCTCTCCATCTTCTACCGGGAGGTGCGCCCCTTCCGCATCTACGACGGCCCCAGCGAGGTCCACCGGGCCTCTATCGGCAAGCGGGTGCTCTACAAGGGCTTGCGGCCATGA
- a CDS encoding MerR family transcriptional regulator, translating to MDHGLNASLLYTLGDLAKEARISRRILQHYANLGLLEPGALTYGGRKLYTSFAFDLIRDIRDLNQLGFSLEEIHKIMTLKKAIFHPDGSYKTGWQRQDISLTDEELMSMWSKTGEVLATIQRQERALKRFYNFLTKHFAPKEVADGVQSGPGNGGTAGAGEGLPGGSGHTQGEGSGGKP from the coding sequence ATGGACCACGGCCTTAATGCCTCCTTGCTTTACACCTTGGGCGACCTCGCAAAGGAAGCACGGATATCGCGCCGCATCTTGCAGCACTACGCCAACCTGGGCCTTCTAGAACCTGGTGCTCTCACATACGGCGGTCGAAAACTCTATACTTCCTTTGCCTTTGACCTTATAAGGGATATTAGGGACCTGAACCAGCTGGGATTCTCGCTGGAAGAGATTCACAAAATTATGACGCTAAAGAAAGCTATTTTTCATCCAGATGGTTCCTACAAAACAGGATGGCAAAGGCAAGACATTTCCCTTACCGACGAGGAACTCATGTCTATGTGGTCTAAAACAGGGGAAGTATTAGCAACCATTCAACGCCAAGAACGTGCCCTAAAACGCTTCTACAACTTCCTCACCAAGCACTTCGCCCCAAAGGAGGTGGCGGATGGAGTTCAGTCTGGACCAGGAAACGGAGGCACTGCGGGAGCGGGTGAGGGCCTTCCTGGAGGAAGCGGTCATACCCAGGGAGAAGGAAGCGGCGGAAAACCTTGA